A part of Fusarium oxysporum Fo47 chromosome III, complete sequence genomic DNA contains:
- a CDS encoding chaperonin 10-like protein — MVQRLQTALVGTPEGGIRLSKTEPVPDITGDSVLIKTKAVSVNPVDTKMIGPYVTPGAVAGFDFAGVVEQVGPEATKCDIHVGDRVCTAIMGMNPLDPHVGAFSEYTAAVEWILLKIPPHLSFEEGASLGISFMTTGLALFKSLGLPGNPLEPTTEPIPVLVYGGSSATGTAAVQLVKLAGFEPIATCSPRNFDLVKSYGASAVFDYQDPNCTSDIRKYTKNKIKYALDCISTTSSMQFCYQAIGRAGGKYTALEPYSEAVARTRKVVKPDWIMGPQMLGKEIRWPEPHWRPANAEMGDFGVYWTAVLRKLLDKGLIRPHPIVFKQGGLPEVLGGIEDIREKRISGKKLVFQIET; from the coding sequence ATGGTTCAACGTCTCCAAACAGCCCTGGTTGGCACTCCAGAGGGAGGAATTCGCCTCTCCAAGACAGAGCCAGTCCCTGATATCACTGGTGATTCAGTCCTGATTAAAACAAAAGCTGTGTCGGTAAATCCTGTCGACACAAAGATGATCGGGCCCTACGTCACGCCCGGCGCAGTCGCAGGCTTTGACTTTGCAGGTGTCGTAGAACAGGTTGGACCTGAAGCGACCAAGTGCGATATCCATGTTGGAGATCGTGTTTGTACTGCTATCATGGGGATGAATCCTCTTGACCCTCATGTTGGTGCTTTTTCTGAGTACACAGCTGCTGTGGAGTGGATTCTGTTGAAGATCCCGCCTCATCTTAGCTTCGAGGAGGGTGCTTCTCTGGGCATCAGCTTCATGACCACTGGCCTAGCCTTGTTCAAGAGTCTAGGTCTGCCTGGCAACCCCCTTGAACCAACCACTGAGCCAATACCAGTCTTGGTGTACGGCGGTTCGTCAGCCACTGGAACCGCAGCTGTTCAGCTCGTCAAACTTGCAGGCTTTGAGCCCATCGCAACATGTTCGCCCCGCAACTTTGACCTCGTCAAGTCATACGGCGCCAGCGCTGTTTTTGACTACCAAGACCCCAACTGCACCTCCGATATCAGAAAGTacaccaagaacaagatcaagtATGCTCTGGACTGCATCTCTACGACGTCAAGCATGCAGTTCTGCTACCAAGCCATCGGCCGCGCTGGCGGTAAATACACTGCTCTGGAGCCATATTCAGAAGCTGTGGCCAGAACGCGCAAGGTTGTCAAACCAGACTGGATCATGGGGCCGCAGATGCTGGGAAAGGAGATTCGTTGGCCGGAGCCTCATTGGAGACCTGCTAATGCTGAGATGGGAGACTTTGGTGTTTATTGGACGGCTGTTCTACGGAAACTTCTTGATAAGGGGCTGATTAGACCTCATCCCATTGTTTTCAAGCAAGGTGGTCTCCCAGAGGTCCTTGGTGGTATTGAAGATAtcagagagaagaggatatcTGGAAAGAAACTTGTATTCCAAATTGAGACTTGA